The DNA region CAGCCTTGCTCGATCCCGAGGGCCGCGAGCAAATCTGGACGGCGGTGAAGGCCGTATCCTCAGGGCGAACCTTGATCATCGTGGAGCACCGGATTGAAGAGATGGCTGAATATGCAGACCGGGTCGTGCTTTTTGGCCCGGATGGGGCGATTCTGGGTGAAGGCACGCCGGCCGATGTATTCGCCCGCTATTCGCGGGAGCTGAAGGAATTCGGCATCTGGTATCCCGGCGTATGGGACGATTATGCGCAGTCCCCATCCGGCAGGGAAATATTTGCACCGCTCGAGGCATCCTCCGGTGCATCCTCCGGCGCATCATCCAGCGCATCCTCCGGCGGATCCCGCCAGGATGATTCCTTCGCCGGGGATTTGGGAACAGCTGCTCAGATACAGAACCGGGAACGGCTCTATTCCGGTGAGGAGTCCGGACGGCTTAACGTGGCGGACTTTACGTCGGCGGAACAGAGCAAGCCTGCCGTTCAGCTGGCTGAATTTTCAGGCAAGCGTTGGGACAAAGCCGTTATTACCGTCCAGGGGGCGGAGGTGTATCCGGGCGATTTTATTGCGATTGTCGGGCCGAACGGGGCGGGGAAGAGCTCGCTGCTTCTCAGTCTGATGGGGCTGCTGAATGCGGAAGGTAGGTACCTCCTCGGCGGGGAGGAGGTACCGCTAGGGAAAGGAAGACGAAACCGCAAACAAAAGGAGCGGATGCTCCGCCGAATCGGATTCGTATTTCAGAATCCCGAGCTGCAATTCGTGACGGAGCGGGTGTCGGATGAGGTGGCGTACTCCTTGCTGGTGGACGGCATGTCCTCGGATGAGGCGGCTGAGCAGGCCAGCCGGACGCTAGAGCGATTCGGACTAGACGGCAAGGAGAGCCGGCATCCGTACCAGCTCTCCACGGGCCAGAAGCGCCGCCTCAGCGTGGCCACAGCCATGGCCCGACAGCCGGCGGTGCTGCTGCTGGATGAGCCTACGTTTGGCCAGGATGCGCGGAACACGTTTGCGATTCTGGAGATGTGCGAACGGCTGCGCCGGGCCGGGACGGCGATCATGATGGTCACCCACGAGATGCGAATCGCCGAGCAGGCGGCCACCCATATTTGGGAGATTCGTCAAGGGCAGCTGGTCTCCTGCATGGCATCGCCAAGGCTGGCGGCAAGGAGAGCGCCTGGCTTCCAGGAGAACGGTTATCCGCCGATGTGGTCAGAGGGCGAAGCCAAGGAGTATGCTGCCCGTGAGGAGAACAAGGAATCTTCCGGCAAGCCGTACGCGGAGGTGAGGTCATGAATCTATGGAATCCGGTCCGCATCACGTGCCTGCACCGGGCAAATCCGGTCGTGAAGCTGCTTCTCGTCTGCTGCCTGTTCCTGATGACGGTGCTGACGCACGACATTGATTTCGTGGCGTATCAGGCGCTGATCTTTATGATCTGCCTCCTGGCGCTGTCAGGTGTGCGCACATGGAAGATGCTGCTGTTCTTCATTCCATTTCTGCTCGCCTTCATCTCTTCCTCATCATCCATGATGCTGTTCGGGAAGGGAGAGACGATCTGGTGGGAATGGGGGCTGTTCAAGGTATCGGAGGAAAGCTTCTATCGTGGATTGCACCTCGGGTTTAAAGGAATCGCCTTCGCCTGCGAAGGGCTTCTGCTCGTGACGACGACGTCGTCGGTCGATTTGTTCTACAGCCTGATGCAAAAGCTGAAGCTTGCTCCCAAGTACGCCTACAGCTTTATGGCTTCCATCCGGCTTCTGCCGATGGTGTGGGAGGAATATGTGATCCGCCGGCAAGCGCTGAAGGTGCGGGGAGTGGTCCCGATCCGCGGCGTCCGCGGGGCGGTGAACCGGGCAGGGATGTACGTGGTGCCGCTTCTTGCACAGAGCATCCGCCGGGCGCACCGGGTTGCGGCGGCGATGGAAGCCAAGCGATTTGACGGTGAGCGGGGACGGCGCCGAACGTATTTTTACCCCTCGCGCTATTCCCGCTATGATCTGCTCACCATCGCGCTGCTTGCGGCGGCAGCATACGGCGCTTATGCCGCTGCGGGGCATTTTCCATGGTTTGGCATCGGGGATGTGCGCTTTGATTAGATAGAGAGGCAGCTTACGCTAGTAATTTTGCGTAAGCTGCCTTTTTTGTGTTTTTGTGCTGGGCTGGCGTTGCATAGGGCAGCGAAAAAAGGGTGGATATTCCGTCTTAATGGTATATAATACGGATGGTACCGAATTGTTACTACTGGTACCAATCTTACATACCTGGGGCGGTATGCGTTCCACTTGGATGCTGCACTTTTTTGAGTTGCCAACAACACAGAAAAGCACATAACACTCTCTGAGGTGACAAGAACAAAAACGACAAAGTACGGTTTTGAGGTCACAAGAACAGAAGAGTCCAAGCACACGGTGAGGGATAAGAACAGGAAAGACAAAGCACGCCTTGAGCGGACGACAACCCGGTCAGGGGCAAGGCGGAAGTGAAGCGCCGTATCCAGGTGGCTCAACGTAAGAAGAACAAGGAGGCTCGAATATGCGGGAGCGTATTTTGAAAGAAACGATGCGTTTGATCCAGCAGAAGGGCTTTGCCTTTACCGTCAGTGATCTGGCGCAGGGGCTTGCGATCAGCAAGCGGACCATTTATGAGCATTTTTCCTCCAAGGAAGAGATCGTCGAGTCGATCGTTGACAGCTTGATTCAGCATATCCAGCAGCGGGAGCGGGAAATTGCGGCGGACGGACAGTTGGGCGTTCTGGAGAAAATCCATCAAATCCTGATCTGCTTGCCCCAAGAGGTGGAGAAGATGGATATGCGCCTTTTGACGGACCTCAAAAAGTTTCATTATAACCAATGGGAGAAGCTGGACGCCTTTTTTAGAGAAGAGTGGGGCATCGTCAGCAAGCTGATGGAGCAGGGGATGGCGGAGGGCGTCATCAAGCCGATCCCGCTTCCGTTGTTTATCGATCTGTATCTGGGCGCAATCCAGCAAATGTACGACTCCCGGGCAACGGTGAAGCATCAGATGCCGCTTGGGGAGCTGCTGAAGTCGATCATGGATATTCTGCTGTTCGGCATCGCCGCGGGGCAGGGAAAGGAGAAGTGAAACGATGCACTGGTTCTATTTAGCTCTGGCGATCTTGTTTGAAGTAGCCGGCACCATTAATATGAAAATGTCGGAGGGATTTACGAAGCTGCTGCCGAGCGTGCTGCTGGTCGTTTTTTATATATGCAGTCTGAGCTTTCTGACGCTGAGCCTGAAGCAGATCGAAATTTCGGTGGCGTACGCGATCTGGTCCGGCCTCGGCATTATGATCATCACGCTGATCGGATATTCGTTCTTTTCGGAACAAATTAACGGCTTGAAGATATTCTCGATTCTGCTGATCATTGCGGGTGTTGTGCTGCTGAACCTGTCGGGCGGCGCCCATGCGCAGGAACAGCCGAAGGCGGAGGAAACGGACGTTCAGGCGGGTTGATAAAGGCCTTGGATCCGGCCGATGGAATACCCGGGCGGCTCTCTTGAATGCGCAATAATGTACTATACCCTTTTCGGCCGGCCGCTCTATAATGCAAGGGAATTCCTTGTAAGGAGCTGCAGGTCATGAACTATTCTTCGTTCTTTATTTATTGCGTTATCGTTGCGTTTTCTCCGGGGCCGTCGAATATCGTCATTCTGGCATCGGTCCAGCAGTCGGGGATCAAACGAACGCTCCGCTATATCGCCGGCGCCTCGATCGCTTTTTTCCTGTTGATTGCCCTATCTGTCGTCCTCGGCGAGACGCTGTCCTCTCGACTGCCGTTCATTCTGCCGGTGCTGCGGATTGCAGGCTGTCTGTTCATGCTGTATCTGGCGTACCAGGTATACCATATGGACGTTTCCAACGCGTCAACAAACCGAACGGCGTCCTTCGCGTCGGGTTTTTTGATGCAGTTTCTGAATCCGAAGGTCGTGATGTTTACACTTACGGTCATTCCGAGCTACGTCATGCCATACTATACCGAGGGGCAGGTCATTTCCGCCTTCGTTGTCGCCGTTTCGCTGATCGGGCTGGCTGCGTATATGACCTGGGCGGTGTGCGGCAATCTGTTTCAGGGCGTTCTGCAAAAATACCGGAGAACGACCAACACGGTCTTGGCTTTGTTCCTGCTGTACTCGGCCATCGTCGTGTCGGACTTACCGAATCTTCTGAAGGGGTGATGGAAGATGGAGCGGTTTATCTATAAAAAAGCGTGCGGCATCACGGCGCTGTCCGCGAGCTTTACCGATTTCAAATATAAGAAGCATTACCACGAGGAGTACGCCCTTGGCGTCACCCTGCGCGGGATTCAAAAGTATTCGCTCGACGGAAGCCAGCAAGCTTCCTATCAGAGCGGCGTGATGCTGTTTCAACCGGAACAGAGCCATGACGGCTGGTCCCAGGAGCGTACGGGCATCGACTATGTGATGATCTACATCCATCCGCAGCTGTTTCATGAGCTGATTCAGAAGAAGGACATCATCCGCTTCCATTCGCCGATCGTGTATGACGCCGGCCTAAGACAGAGTATACTTAATGTCACGCGGGCGATATTCACCGGCAAGCCGGATGCGCTGTGCAGTGAGCTGCTGCTGGAGCTGGCGGGGCATTTTAATGAAGACATTTTGAGGTCAGAAGGCAAGCGGGACAGCGGATTTGCCAAGAAAGCCAAGGCGCTGATGCAGGAGCATCTGGATCAAGTGCTGCGATTGGATGAAATCAGCCAGGCGTTCGGCATGTCCAAATATCAGTTCATCCGCACCTTTAAAGCGAACAGCGGCATGTCGCCTTACCAATATTACTTAAACTGCAAGGTGGAATGGGCTAAGCATCTCATCGAGGACAGCCGCGACGTATATCTCGCGGTTTCCCAATGCGGCTTTACGGATCTGGCACACTTGAACCGGCATTTCAAGAACGTGTACGGCACGACGGCCTATGATTACATGTCCCATTTTGGGGGATAATCTGTATCTTGTCAGAGTAGACAATATGCAGGTGAAAGAGGCGGTTAGCATCGGCGGCAGATGAGCGAATGAGCGGATGAGGGACCGACCGGGGCTTTAGCCCTTTGCTCGTCCGACCTAATGATCAAGGTAATGGAAGCAACCCGCAGGAGACCCGCGTGTCGGATCCGGCCAGAGGGTTGCTTCTTTGAGCTGTAGGGAGGTAACGGCCGCATCGCTATCCGCCTTACATGCTTCAAAGGTTTGGAGATCCGGCGAATCGGTGTTAATCTGTAGTTGAATCAGCATAAGCATGCATGTATCTGCATGAACAGAGATGGAAGGAATTATGACCATGGAATACCTATATGAATCGGCACCGCGCAGCTACGAGGATTTTGCCAGCGGCCGGGTGCTGCATAACGCCCGGGGCACAACCTCGTTTCCCGTAAGGCTGGCAAGCGAGCTGGCTCAGCGATGCTTTCACATTCTGGAACAAAAGGGGGCTGAGGGTCCCTACACGTTATATGATCCCTGCTGCGGAGGCGCGTATTTGCTGACCGTGATCGGGCTGCTCCATGGACGGCGGCTGGGCCGGATCATCGGTTCGGATATTCAGCCCGATGTGCTTCAAATCGCGGGGAAGAACCTGTCCCTGCTGCGCAAGGAGGGGCTCGAGCAGCGAGCCGAGCAGATCAAGTCGCTGTATGAACAATACGGAAAGCCGTCCCATCGGGATGCGCTGCAAAGCGCCGCTCGCCTGAAGGAGCTGATCGCCGAATCCGCGGTCGAAGAGGCGGCATGCTTCCAGCTGGATATTACGGACCCGAAGGGAGCGCTGGACCGGGCCCGGGGAACTCACATCGTCATGACGGATCTCCCGTACGGGGACTTGGTTAGCTGGGGCGGCGGAAGCGAAGATCCGGTGGGGCGCTTTTTCGAGCAGATCCACCCGACTCTCGATCCCGCCCGCTCGGTTGTCGCTGTCATTTCCGATAAAGGACAGAAATTAAAGCATGACCGGTTCCGAAGACTCCAGCATATGAAGATTGGGAAGCGGCAGGCTGCGATCTTCGAACCGCTGGGGGAATGACGCGCTGAGCCGGTCGGCCGGATCGAGGACTGGGCATAGGGCAATAGGCTTTGGAGAAACCATAAACCGCAGGAGAGAGGTAACAGCCCTCCAGCGGAACCATACACCGCTAAAAGACAGGCTCCCGTTTGCCGGTTACAATACCGGCAAATGGGGCAGTTAGAGAGGGTACCAGGCCCAGTCAAAACCCTAAACAGCTAAAAAGACGGATCCCGTTCGCCGGTTATATACCGGCAATTTGGGGCCAGTTAGAGAGGGTACCAAGCCCAGCCAAAAGCCCTAAACAACTAAAAAGATGGCTTTCGTTTGTCGGTTACAATGCCGGCAGAGCGGAGGCTTTTTGGTATGCAGCCAGCCGGTTGTTATAAGACATGCCTAAATCGCTCTTGATTATGAGAAAAAGGTGGGGTAAGATGGAAAACATATAAAATAAAATGTTTTCCATGATTTCCGTGCGTGAAAAGGAAATTGGAAAATGGAGAATGGAGGATGGAGGATGGGGATGAACCGAACATTAAAATCACTGATGCTCGCTACCGATATCGGATTTATCCTGTATTGGCTGCTCATCGGCCTCAGCCTGATTCCGAAGGAGTATCTGTATCAGGATTATGACAATCCGCTGCTGGTGGCGTGGAATTTATCGTTCCTTCCGCTGGATCTGCTGATCTCCGGAACCGGCTTATGGAGCATGTATCTCTATAGGAAAGGTAATTATAAATGGCAGCCGTGGTGTCTGGTTTCGCTTGTGCTGACGTTTTGCTCAGGGCTGCAGGCCATTGCATTTTGGAGCATCCGGCTTGATTTCGATCTCTTCTGGTGGCTGCCGAATCTGTTCCTGATGCTGTATCCGCTCTTCTTCCTGCCGAGGCTGATCGGAAGCGGACGTTCTGTGACCGGGAAGGAGACGGTGGCGCTATGAAGGACAAAATCGCCCAGGCCGCCATTCAGGAAATCGCCCAGCGTGGACTGAAGTTCTCCATTCGGGATGTTGCAGGCCGTCTCGGGATCAGCACGAAGACCCTGTATCAGCATTTTGAATCCAAGGAGGAATTGGTCGACCATATCGTGGTCCAGTCCATCGGGAATATGATGGCGGAGGAGGAGAAGCTGATGAAGGACGATTCGATTCCTCTAGCGGATAAGCTGTTCCGGGCATTAACGCTCCTTCCGCAAGGCGTCGCCTTCCACGATATTCGCGTGATGAAGGAATTGGAGCTCCGGTACCCGGAGCAGTGGAGGCAAATCGATGCCTACATGAATACAGGCTGGGAGAATATCCGGCTGATTATTCACGAGGGGGCTGCTGCAGGCATCTTTCGTCCTTTTGATGTCGAGCTGTTCATTCAGGTATATGTAGGGGCATTATATCAGCTGATCGACCAGTATGCTTCCGGTGGCCGGCTGACGCTGCAGCAAGCACTGGAGCAGATGGTTGACTTCTTGATGGAAGGCATCCGTTCGCCCGCTAACCGTTAAGTCCCCTCCTGTAGTCCGCCAAGCATACAAACGCCACGCAGATGTGGAGAATTTGCGGCTGCCGTGCAGCCGCTTTTGGCTTTCCTGCGAATGCGTTACCCGCAGATTCGCGTGTCTGCCTCCCGTACATGATTGGATCATGATAGGTTAAAGATTGCACTGGATCAGAACGTATGTTCGATTAAAGTCTAAAAAATAAAAGCATTTCCTGTGGAATGCCTGCCCGAAGGTAGAACTCATGCAACGACTCTCCCGGGCCAATGGTCAAATCCGCCGTCAATAACGCAACCGCAAACCGATTCGCCTGACGTTCAAGCTTGCCCGGACTGAAGTAGGAATGCTCCTCAAGGAAAAATCGGCTGATTCCCTTATGGAGCCGATCGTGACCGAGCTCATGGGCGCAGACGAAGCGCTGCCACTGCGGCGGCAGTTGACTATGAATGACGATAAACCTGCGTCTTAATTTGCGGAAGTACAGCCCCTTCGTTGTCTTGCCGAGGTCCGCGTACCGGATATGAATGCCGAGCGAAGCCGCAATTTCGAAGGGGCAGTTGGTATGATGTTTTCTGACAAGCTGACGGATTAACGGTTGTAAAAGATCATCCATGCCGGTTCACCTGCAATATCGAGATTGTTATGGGTTGTCGTAGGGTTGTAATCGCTATGTACTCCTTCATGACATGCTATTTTTTCCGTTTGTTCATCTGCTTGGCTTCCCAGAATAAGCCGGTCAGCACATCCTTGATGCGCTGCTTGTCCTCCTGGTTTAAGGGGATTCCGTCGAACATCAGCTCTCCGTCGTCCTCCAGCATTTTTTTGAAATCCCGTTTATCTTTGGCCGTGGCCCAATCGGGAACGGTCAGGTCCTCATGCAGGGAAAGCTCCG from Paenibacillus ihbetae includes:
- a CDS encoding ABC transporter ATP-binding protein, producing the protein MSKTLTDLPGNTVDASNDPQAEPAVYVEGLRLKYPGEERLMFKDLSFSAARGEKVLLLGPSGCGKSTLLQVLSGMIPRATEVPMKCEAQKLPASWGYVFQDPDTQFCMPFVDEELAFVLENQCVPREQMEERMQAALHAVGLELESLHVKIAHLSQGMKQRLALASALLLEPEVLFLDEPSALLDPEGREQIWTAVKAVSSGRTLIIVEHRIEEMAEYADRVVLFGPDGAILGEGTPADVFARYSRELKEFGIWYPGVWDDYAQSPSGREIFAPLEASSGASSGASSSASSGGSRQDDSFAGDLGTAAQIQNRERLYSGEESGRLNVADFTSAEQSKPAVQLAEFSGKRWDKAVITVQGAEVYPGDFIAIVGPNGAGKSSLLLSLMGLLNAEGRYLLGGEEVPLGKGRRNRKQKERMLRRIGFVFQNPELQFVTERVSDEVAYSLLVDGMSSDEAAEQASRTLERFGLDGKESRHPYQLSTGQKRRLSVATAMARQPAVLLLDEPTFGQDARNTFAILEMCERLRRAGTAIMMVTHEMRIAEQAATHIWEIRQGQLVSCMASPRLAARRAPGFQENGYPPMWSEGEAKEYAAREENKESSGKPYAEVRS
- a CDS encoding energy-coupling factor transporter transmembrane component T family protein is translated as MNLWNPVRITCLHRANPVVKLLLVCCLFLMTVLTHDIDFVAYQALIFMICLLALSGVRTWKMLLFFIPFLLAFISSSSSMMLFGKGETIWWEWGLFKVSEESFYRGLHLGFKGIAFACEGLLLVTTTSSVDLFYSLMQKLKLAPKYAYSFMASIRLLPMVWEEYVIRRQALKVRGVVPIRGVRGAVNRAGMYVVPLLAQSIRRAHRVAAAMEAKRFDGERGRRRTYFYPSRYSRYDLLTIALLAAAAYGAYAAAGHFPWFGIGDVRFD
- a CDS encoding TetR/AcrR family transcriptional regulator, which encodes MRERILKETMRLIQQKGFAFTVSDLAQGLAISKRTIYEHFSSKEEIVESIVDSLIQHIQQREREIAADGQLGVLEKIHQILICLPQEVEKMDMRLLTDLKKFHYNQWEKLDAFFREEWGIVSKLMEQGMAEGVIKPIPLPLFIDLYLGAIQQMYDSRATVKHQMPLGELLKSIMDILLFGIAAGQGKEK
- a CDS encoding DMT family transporter, with the protein product MHWFYLALAILFEVAGTINMKMSEGFTKLLPSVLLVVFYICSLSFLTLSLKQIEISVAYAIWSGLGIMIITLIGYSFFSEQINGLKIFSILLIIAGVVLLNLSGGAHAQEQPKAEETDVQAG
- a CDS encoding LysE family transporter, with protein sequence MNYSSFFIYCVIVAFSPGPSNIVILASVQQSGIKRTLRYIAGASIAFFLLIALSVVLGETLSSRLPFILPVLRIAGCLFMLYLAYQVYHMDVSNASTNRTASFASGFLMQFLNPKVVMFTLTVIPSYVMPYYTEGQVISAFVVAVSLIGLAAYMTWAVCGNLFQGVLQKYRRTTNTVLALFLLYSAIVVSDLPNLLKG
- a CDS encoding AraC family transcriptional regulator, encoding MERFIYKKACGITALSASFTDFKYKKHYHEEYALGVTLRGIQKYSLDGSQQASYQSGVMLFQPEQSHDGWSQERTGIDYVMIYIHPQLFHELIQKKDIIRFHSPIVYDAGLRQSILNVTRAIFTGKPDALCSELLLELAGHFNEDILRSEGKRDSGFAKKAKALMQEHLDQVLRLDEISQAFGMSKYQFIRTFKANSGMSPYQYYLNCKVEWAKHLIEDSRDVYLAVSQCGFTDLAHLNRHFKNVYGTTAYDYMSHFGG
- a CDS encoding YvaD family protein: MNRTLKSLMLATDIGFILYWLLIGLSLIPKEYLYQDYDNPLLVAWNLSFLPLDLLISGTGLWSMYLYRKGNYKWQPWCLVSLVLTFCSGLQAIAFWSIRLDFDLFWWLPNLFLMLYPLFFLPRLIGSGRSVTGKETVAL
- a CDS encoding TetR/AcrR family transcriptional regulator; the encoded protein is MKDKIAQAAIQEIAQRGLKFSIRDVAGRLGISTKTLYQHFESKEELVDHIVVQSIGNMMAEEEKLMKDDSIPLADKLFRALTLLPQGVAFHDIRVMKELELRYPEQWRQIDAYMNTGWENIRLIIHEGAAAGIFRPFDVELFIQVYVGALYQLIDQYASGGRLTLQQALEQMVDFLMEGIRSPANR
- a CDS encoding ImmA/IrrE family metallo-endopeptidase, with the protein product MDDLLQPLIRQLVRKHHTNCPFEIAASLGIHIRYADLGKTTKGLYFRKLRRRFIVIHSQLPPQWQRFVCAHELGHDRLHKGISRFFLEEHSYFSPGKLERQANRFAVALLTADLTIGPGESLHEFYLRAGIPQEMLLFFRL